The segment GGCCACCGGCACGTCGGCGCCTCGCACCGCCGATTCGTCCATGTCGAAGGCCGGCACGGGCGGCATGGGGTAGAAGTCCGGCGTCTCGCTGATGCTGAGCACCTCGCCCAGGCTCACGCCCGCCAGGCCGGCGAGCCTCTCGGCGCGGTCCCTGAGCGTCCGCATCGCCCGCTCCCTGGCCGCGTTCTCGAGCTGAGCGGGGTCTTCGAGCGTGTACTGCACGCTGCCGATGGAGTTGGCGCCGGCCCCTATGCTGAGGCCCAGGAGCTCGCCGACCCGGTCCACCTCGCGCACGGTCACCCGCACCGTGTTGACGACGCGAAAGACCGGCGTGGTCGGTTGACCCTCCGGGCTGTAACGCTCCTCGCGCCAGATGTTGAAGCCCACCGTGCGGATGTCGTGCTCCGCCACCCCGGCCCCGACGAGCGCCTCCAAAATAGTGGCCATCTCCTCGTTGGCCGCGGCGTTGGCCGCGGCGACGTCCTCGGAGACCACGTTCACGCCGGCCTCGAAAATAGCCATGTCCGGCTCGCCGTAGGCCGTGCCGGTGCCGACGACCGAGACGGTCCGCGCGCCGCTACCCGCGCCGCTACCCACCTGAGCCAGGGCGACGGCGTGAAGCGAAAGGGCGAGCAGCAAAGC is part of the Deinococcota bacterium genome and harbors:
- a CDS encoding SIMPL domain-containing protein (The SIMPL domain is named for its presence in mouse protein SIMPL (signalling molecule that associates with mouse pelle-like kinase). Bacterial member BP26, from Brucella, was shown to assemble into a channel-like structure, while YggE from E. coli has been associated with resistance to oxidative stress.), translating into MMGKLLTALLLALSLHAVALAQVGSGAGSGARTVSVVGTGTAYGEPDMAIFEAGVNVVSEDVAAANAAANEEMATILEALVGAGVAEHDIRTVGFNIWREERYSPEGQPTTPVFRVVNTVRVTVREVDRVGELLGLSIGAGANSIGSVQYTLEDPAQLENAARERAMRTLRDRAERLAGLAGVSLGEVLSISETPDFYPMPPVPAFDMDESAVRGADVPVAAGQLSVTVTLQVTFGLE